The Methanobrevibacter ruminantium genome has a window encoding:
- a CDS encoding HEPN domain-containing protein — MTFTWDKFYDVGRCMKNISKKEEYQRSAVGRFYYAAFGLVKNYYEDKYQKTVPSNCSHSFLINELEKSYGDEKALGENLRKIRRFRNYADYDSKFYMKNVGVSEEIYNEIIILLNNLNKKSKR, encoded by the coding sequence TTGACTTTCACTTGGGATAAATTTTATGATGTTGGAAGATGTATGAAAAATATTTCCAAAAAGGAAGAGTATCAACGTTCTGCTGTAGGCCGTTTTTATTATGCAGCTTTTGGCTTAGTGAAGAATTATTATGAAGATAAATATCAAAAAACAGTTCCTTCCAATTGTTCTCATTCATTTCTAATAAATGAATTGGAAAAATCTTATGGTGATGAGAAAGCCTTAGGTGAAAACTTGAGAAAAATTAGAAGATTTAGGAATTACGCTGATTATGATAGCAAATTCTATATGAAAAATGTAGGTGTCAGTGAAGAAATCTATAATGAAATTATTATATTATTG